In the Diospyros lotus cultivar Yz01 chromosome 13, ASM1463336v1, whole genome shotgun sequence genome, AGTAGTTCAGTTTTTGTTCTCTATGGTGATATAGTATGGAACATGTAGTGTGAGTCTAAGAGAATTCATACTCTTGCAATTCCACTAAATTATGGAGGTTGTCAATCATCTTTCTCGGTCGAAAAAAGCTTATCATGAGAGAAACCAACAAACAATTGCATTTATGTTACATCCTTCTCTGTTGCCTTTCATCTTTTTGAATGTTTATCAACTAAATTCCACCCTTTTCTGGAGCCAAGTGGTACCAAAGATGAGCATTTAAGTCTTCCCTATGCTATGAAAGTTTTATATGCTTGAAACTTGAAAgcataattaaacaaatatttacTGGAATAATAGTATTCCTAGTGTATGTCATGTAGGCAATTACAAAAGATTGACGGTATACTTAGagcttaattttttataaatgttaCTGTTAGGGGGGTTTTTCAAGTGGGAAAACATAAAAGAATTGGTTTCACCATGTCATTCTAATCAGCTTATTGATCAAAATGTCTctgaagcataaggaaaaggcaaaaaagTTTGTCAATGCACAGAAAGAATTTGGAAAAATGACCTATAACCTTGGGTACATACCTAACCCCGATGACCGACTGATAGAACCGTAGAGGGGATATCTTTTCACATAGAAGGCAATGGTGtagaaatggggaagaaaatTCAATGTATTTCCATCGCCCTTTGAGCAATGAAATTCATTTGATtcttaaatggaaattagtgTTATTATTGCTCCTTATTTTTATTAGTGGTTAAAGAAGgagatgttattttttttttctttctaggtAAAATTTAGAAGAATATGATGTTATCTCATGGAGGTTGCCTGTCATTTTTCCTCTTCATCAATCAGTTATTATAAACTTACCACAAAAATCATAGATTTCATGTCCCCAACACTTTCCATCAATTATACTTGTTTCTCATGAACCAATTCAGTTTCAacaagattataaaattttgacctGGCAATTAGCTTACCAGATAAGCTCTCTCTGAGTGTTCCATTGGGCATATACTCGTAAACCAACATCTGTTCCCCTTGTTCAAAGCAAAATCCAACAAGGCCAACGAGATTCTTGTGATGAACTCGTGACAGCAACTCAATTTCAGTCTTGAACTCAAGCCCACCTTGCATGGAACCTTGCTGTGCCCTTTTGATTGCAACTATCTGTCCTCCAGAGATCATGCCTCTGTATACCTAAAGAATGTATGAAATAAATAAGTGGTAACTTTAGAAAGATTATTAGGATGCATCAGCCGTGAAATTTGATCACTTACCTTGCCGTAGCCACCGGATCCAACCTCATTGCTTTCAGAGAAATGACTGGTGCACTTCTTGAGTTCATCATAGGAGAACCATCTAGCTCCCTTTAACTGTGGTGCACCACCACTATCTTTTCCACTTGGAGCCCATGATGCTGGAAGACAGAAGGAAGAAATGAGCCAAGAAATTTTTAACAGCTGCAttgcttaaaaatatatactcaAGGCAGGCATTTGCTCATTTCAGTTAAATGTAAGAATTACCAAATGGTTTGCTCATTTCTATTGCTTTTTCAGCACGTTTCTTTTGCCGAATAGCATATGCTCCTAGCCCAACAAGCGCCAGGACCAAAAGGGTACATCCAATTGCTATCCCAACAATTGTGCTTGAGCTGATGGGACTTCCCTTATGATCTGTTGAGGATAGAATGTGTACATTAATTAGAAACCAACCTGATCTTTCCTTAATGATCAGTTAAGAAAAAGGGCAACTTTTGCTACCTGGAAAAATGTAAGGAGAGGCTATGAAAAAATAAGGTCCAAACTCATGAGGAGGCTTATAAGTTTGATTACTGAAAGCAAAGCCCAGCCTCAGAATCTCTGACCTATTGAAATATTGTCCTGGGGATGGAAAGAGCTGCAGGCTCAGCTGAAGATAGTCATCAGTATCAAAGAAGGGGTTCTGCAAAGAAACTGAACCCGGAGTAAGGCCCAATTTCACCCACAGGTTCATTtcgaaagaatgaaagagagtAGCATTCGACAACTCCCTGAAGGAGGGTCCTCTAAAATACATTGTCCCTTCATATGGAAAAGCACAGTCACAGCTCTGAGGGTTGAGTGACTGGCCAGGCGAACATGATTTGCCACCGCAGTTGGCCCTGGTAGAATAAGGTCTGGGTTGCTGTTGAAGCTGACAGTAATTTGTATTTGCCAGAGCAATGTTGCTGCTGCACACTGGGTTTCCAATAAGTCTGGAATGCATATTATCAGGTATAATAGTTATTTTTGGGGGTTAGACAAAAATTCTCATTGCATAGACTGTTTGAAATTAGGATCCATGAACTCTCACATTAATGTCTTTGTATAACTAGAACCCAGCATCACAGATGATATCTGGTTGTTCTGCATATCTACAAGCTGCAATTGTGGGCCAATGATATTGCCCATATTCAGTGTGTCATTAAATTGATTGTTCTTCAATTTCCTGTAGGAGTTCAAAAGAATTAAATGGCACTTCTATCTTGCTTCTTTGTTGCAGACTATCTTAATAACATTTCGTTATCTTTTAAGATAAGAAACACTCACACTTGCTGTATCTGTGGCAAGCTGAAGAGTCTTTGTGGCACAGACCCTTGAAGTGAACCATTTTCTATGACCCTGACATCAAGACAGAACTTCTATATCAGAACTCACTAGTTCAAGGAAGTtccgatttttttttaacttgctAAGAACTCACAAAGTGGTGAGCAATTGTAAAGTATAGAACCAAGTTGGAGCTCCTGAGCTTAGAAAGGGATTGTTGCTCAAGTCCCTACGAGAACAAGAAATAGCAATGTTATCATTTAAAGTACACAGCTTGTAGGTCAGGAAAAATTGTATTGCATTGACTCTGTTGCTCTTTTCTTACACATAATTGAGTAAGGTCATTCCGGACAGGTTTGGTAATGGGCCTGACAGGTTATTGTATGCCAGGTGCCTACAATAAAACATTCAATCATTAGGGAGTAGATTGTAGACAATCAGTCTTAACTTTACAAACGAGCTCTAATTGCactcaatttaaaaataatacccACAATTCAACAACTTTTGTCAGGTTGTTCAGGTTCCTCGGTACAGCACCAGTCAGGATGTTTCTGTCTAGACGACTGCCGGAAGTTGGATTGACATGCAACCAAAATCAGGAAAAGATGGTCATTGTAAAGAAAAGGCAGAACAATATTAAACGACGGGCCGTCATAGATTTCAGATTCCACTTACAGAACCTCGAGCGTCTGTACAAGTCCTAATGTGTCTGGAATTTCCCCTCTTAGTCTATTTCCATCAAAGAGTCTATCATTGCCATAAAACAGCCGTGAGTAGGAGGATGATGAGGGCAACACACCGGTAGGGATGTAGTAACTTACATGTGTATCAGTACCATATCAGAACTAAAAAGTTGGCGAGGGATTGTTCCAGAGAGCTGGTTTTTATTGAAATGGCTGCGAATACATAAAAATCAGGACATTCCAAGTGCAATAGAAAGTTGTGCAATGAATATGGGCCAGGCCTAAGCTATATTTTGAACTCACAAGTGCTTTGCCTTCTTTAGGAGATCTAAGCCTGGGCTGTTGGGTGTTGAAACAGGAATGGGTCCTGTCAACTTATTCTCTGCAATGTCCAGCCAGTAGAGCTTGGCGAGATTACCCAAGGAAGCAGGTATTTTACCAGTGAAGTTGTTTGAATTTAAAGCCCTGGAGAGGCAAGAAGTAGTTGATTAAGTATAGGAGATTAACTTAGTAGTATCCAGTTAAAAAGCTGTTTAGTGATTGGCAGTTCTTACAGAAACGATAGCTCCACAAGATTGCCCAATTCATTTGGGATATTGCCACTGAACCCACATCCTGCCAGGATTCTGgatgacataaataaatacagaaCAACTTCCATAAATATGAGGTATACAGGCCAAAGAAAGCATATAGCAATGAAACATAGTATGAATTCAAACAAGATGAAAGGTAAGCATTAATACAGCAGGTGATTGAATCTTACAATATGTTCAGCTTTCGCAGATCACCTAACCGAGAAGAGATGGAGCCTGTGAGCTTCGGGTTGAAGGAAAGATCCCTGTAGCAAAACGGTGGTTAAATTCAGCGGTTCCAAGTTTTAATACTGATCTTTATGAACAATGCTACTTTCACCTATTGAAGGGGTTCCATGCATTACTTTAATAATCTGGTGCAAACTAACGGACTagcctttcatttactttaagaaagaaagaataccCACAAGGATGTCAGCTCGGTGAGGCCCCCAATATCACCATTAAGTCCACCTACGAGTCCCATACTTGTTAATCCCCTGCAAACATTGACAAAATGATAAGATGCTCATAAAAGTGGCTGTGCATATTACCTGTAGACAAAGAAACTAATAAATCATTATGAGCTCAACTAAAAGATATATCTCTTCAATTAGGTGAAATTACAGGCAAAACTCACAATGCCGTCACCCTTGAATTGTTGCAGGTGACCCCATCCCAGGATCCTCCACAAGGATCAGCAGAATGTGACCAGCTTGGTGGAACATTCCCCCACTGGTCCTTTAACGACCTGAGTACCGCAGCTGCACCACCACCATTTTAGGCTTTGCATTGAACCAAGAATTAAAAGTTGCAGTTGCTAACTTAAGTTAAgtgaaacaaaatttaaataaataaagttagaGCCCTCTTTTGCTGCAGAAATCCATTCAAGAATGCACCTTAGAAAAATCTTATTACATAAATCACAAATAGGAAAGAATTGGTTGACTCCCTTGGATGGGTGTCAGACAGGGTAAAAGCAGAAGTTACTAAAAGATCCAAGTGAAATATGTCTACAACTATTTCTAATTCTTCTTGTAGGAAAAGgaataaacaattttaaaaggAGTCCTGAGTGCAGTAGGCTCCGTTGTGCAGGGTTGAGGGAGGGCCGTTTTTTCTACATAACCTTatccttgctttgcaaagaaGCCGTTAGTCTCTACAAGTGAAGCCCCTGACCTTTCTATCAAAAATTTCTATCAACATGATCATGCATTTAGCAGCCTTGTTCAAGTTCTTGGCAGCTAAGATCCAATTAAATTATGCgaaaaacaattaaaagagGATTTTTGGCTAAAACAACTACCAGAATGAGCATCTAATGACATGATCGCTAGTCATAGAACAATCCTACCGCTACCCCATTGGCCCAACTTTTGATCTGGTAAAGTTTCCTGAAAAACAGTTCTGAAATCTGAAAGTTTTATAACACATTTGGATTATAGTTGAAGggcctgagagagagagagagagagagagagatgaatttGGCATTAAACCCGAAAACTTCCTTCCATCTACCGGAACCGGATGTAGTTTTTGTGAGAATTAATAAATTCCAACTAGAATTTCAATGACGCTCTCAAAAAGAAGTTGCTCTTGGAAGCAATAACAACAAACATATCTGATGCACATTCAATTACCATCGTTAGAGTCGGTGGAAGAGGAGATAACATGAATCCCGGCAGCACAGCACACCAGAAAGAAGAGCAGCTTGCCGGCCGCCATGGCCATGCCCAAATCAACAACTCAACGGAGACGAACGAGAACCCACTCTGTCGCTTGCTCCGAGAATTCAGCGTTGAAGTTTCCGGCAGCTtgcttataattaattatgacaGGGAAcgaaccaaccaaccaaccactTTGTGCCTCAAGTGGTTgcggatgaagaagaagaacatggcATTATTACCGGCCCTGAAAAATAtcaaccgagagagagagagacagagagagagagagagagagagaagaaagagagacagGGGGTGTAGGAGTGGCTtggatttgtttcttttgcaCTGATTTTCCCTTGTCTTTGAAGCGAATCAATCCTCAATGGTAATCAtcgccatcatcatcatcatcatcctctcTCAGTTgccatcattatcatcatcaagaACTAATCTTGCTAGCTCGGGCCAGGCAAATAGTGCCCGTGAATTTATAAATTacagtcattttttttttccttactaaATTTCAAAACCATACATAATCTTATTACTTgtaaaaaggaagaagagatgCAGCCCGGCGCCCTATTCGACGTTGACGTACGTCATGTTGATTAGTATAATAACTTCCTGAAGCATATATAGTTTAAATCATCGTTGCGTTGGGACGGTTTACCATTTCCTCCGCCCAGCCATGATCCCCCGACAAGACAAGACGAGACAAGACAAACCGGCATCAGACGACGTCGTATTGctgttttcttctttacttaCTCCTCCCGCGTGGGCTTGAATGAGCTTCATTTCGCCGTCCTCCATTATGcccaaaatactttatttttatctattaaattagtatttattaattaatatataaataaaaaaataaaatataaaagatattctaaatttttatcatttttaatataattgttaaatttatctaacgatatttaaaaaaaattatataattttttatctaatattttctaaatatgcttatctttcttttttttgaataaacatattttgaattttataaataaaaaataatacacacatcctagtatattttaaaaaatttaacaaaaaatttaataaattttttaaaatattttctaatcttatttcatcattttatattttaatttaaaaaatatcttaattttatcttaatataactttattttacttattttaataaacgttACCTAAACAGAGTCGCGTGTCCTCAATATTTTAGTGtgtaaaacttattttttatttatttaaaatttgtaatgtttgattcaataaattttgGATAAGTTGATGACACATTTGTCAtgtattttagataaaataaaattattgttattaaattattttgataattttagactattatgataataattttCGAACGTAATCATGAGAACTCTATCTactattatatttgatttaaatcataattatGTCAACAAAATGTTATCAAATATTAATCAGTGTTTACTTAGCAAATTGGGTTTTTATTTAAGTGATATTTCGGTaacactttttattttaaaaaaatataaaaaaaaaataaaacataagcTTTACAAGTCGCTTTTAATACCGGTAGGTGGAGGCCAGACTCTCAGTTATTAGGCCAATAAATTAGGATTGAGCCACTGTGCCCCTTGTTCTCATCTCCTCCTCTCAATGTATTATATTCTAGATAAtgtcataaaaattataatttttaatttaataataataataataataatattaagaatCATCACTAATAACGATATCATCAGTTATGCGACACGTGATTGATTATATTGTTATTAGTTATAACGTTTAACATAACTCTAATAATAATTCCCTctcctaatatatataattccctctccaaaatatatatatatatatatatatatatttggtaaCATTGAATCAACATTTTAGGTATCAATGGTGAAGTTATGGGTTGCACCCGACCCGACCCAGCTTTATCTTTCATTGATTGGCATTGCCCCACTCCTACAGAAATGGATTATGATCCCTTGCCAGTCTGATAGCTCTCCTTCGCTACTCGCTTAGCCTCCTTCCCTGACCTCTTCTTCCACCCTTCAAATCTTGAGGACATCCATTTAATGTTATCGTCGCCTTTTGAGATTCCACGCGTTACACCCTTTTCAGGGACCAATTTGAATTAGCTGTTTTCGCtccttatttttattcttattttttgaaaatacataaaaaaatacctaTAGTGCAttgtttttgattaaaaaatgatttttttattttttatttaaaaaaaaaaacagcgaCACGACTTTGAGTTTA is a window encoding:
- the LOC127788368 gene encoding leucine-rich repeat receptor protein kinase HPCA1 isoform X2, which gives rise to MAMAAGKLLFFLVCCAAGIHVISSSTDSNDAAVLRSLKDQWGNVPPSWSHSADPCGGSWDGVTCNNSRVTALGLTSMGLVGGLNGDIGGLTELTSLDLSFNPKLTGSISSRLGDLRKLNILILAGCGFSGNIPNELGNLVELSFLALNSNNFTGKIPASLGNLAKLYWLDIAENKLTGPIPVSTPNSPGLDLLKKAKHFHFNKNQLSGTIPRQLFSSDMVLIHILFDGNRLRGEIPDTLGLVQTLEVLRLDRNILTGAVPRNLNNLTKVVELHLAYNNLSGPLPNLSGMTLLNYVDLSNNPFLSSGAPTWFYTLQLLTTLVIENGSLQGSVPQRLFSLPQIQQVKLKNNQFNDTLNMGNIIGPQLQLVDMQNNQISSVMLGSSYTKTLILIGNPVCSSNIALANTNYCQLQQQPRPYSTRANCGGKSCSPGQSLNPQSCDCAFPYEGTMYFRGPSFRELSNATLFHSFEMNLWVKLGLTPGSVSLQNPFFDTDDYLQLSLQLFPSPGQYFNRSEILRLGFAFSNQTYKPPHEFGPYFFIASPYIFPDHKGSPISSSTIVGIAIGCTLLVLALVGLGAYAIRQKKRAEKAIEMSKPFASWAPSGKDSGGAPQLKGARWFSYDELKKCTSHFSESNEVGSGGYGKVYRGMISGGQIVAIKRAQQGSMQGGLEFKTEIELLSRVHHKNLVGLVGFCFEQGEQMLVYEYMPNGTLRESLSGRSGIYLDWKRRLRIALGSARGLAYLHELADPPIIHRDVKSSNILLDENLTAKVADFGLSKLVSDSGKGHVSTQVKGTLGYLDPEYYMTQQLTDKSDVYSFGVVMLELVSAKQPIEKGKYIVREVRMAIKKNDHEHYGLKELVDPAIRNMGNLTGFIRFVDLAMQCVEESASDRPTMSEVVKSLEIILQNDGLNTNSTSASSSATDFNSTKGAPRHPYNDPLPRKDASDSDAFDYSGGYSLSAKIEPK
- the LOC127788368 gene encoding leucine-rich repeat receptor protein kinase HPCA1 isoform X1 translates to MAMAAGKLLFFLVCCAAGIHVISSSTDLNDAAVLRSLKDQWGNVPPSWSHSADPCGGSWDGVTCNNSRVTALGLTSMGLVGGLNGDIGGLTELTSLDLSFNPKLTGSISSRLGDLRKLNILILAGCGFSGNIPNELGNLVELSFLALNSNNFTGKIPASLGNLAKLYWLDIAENKLTGPIPVSTPNSPGLDLLKKAKHFHFNKNQLSGTIPRQLFSSDMVLIHILFDGNRLRGEIPDTLGLVQTLEVLRLDRNILTGAVPRNLNNLTKVVELHLAYNNLSGPLPNLSGMTLLNYVDLSNNPFLSSGAPTWFYTLQLLTTLVIENGSLQGSVPQRLFSLPQIQQVKLKNNQFNDTLNMGNIIGPQLQLVDMQNNQISSVMLGSSYTKTLILIGNPVCSSNIALANTNYCQLQQQPRPYSTRANCGGKSCSPGQSLNPQSCDCAFPYEGTMYFRGPSFRELSNATLFHSFEMNLWVKLGLTPGSVSLQNPFFDTDDYLQLSLQLFPSPGQYFNRSEILRLGFAFSNQTYKPPHEFGPYFFIASPYIFPDHKGSPISSSTIVGIAIGCTLLVLALVGLGAYAIRQKKRAEKAIEMSKPFASWAPSGKDSGGAPQLKGARWFSYDELKKCTSHFSESNEVGSGGYGKVYRGMISGGQIVAIKRAQQGSMQGGLEFKTEIELLSRVHHKNLVGLVGFCFEQGEQMLVYEYMPNGTLRESLSGRSGIYLDWKRRLRIALGSARGLAYLHELADPPIIHRDVKSSNILLDENLTAKVADFGLSKLVSDSGKGHVSTQVKGTLGYLDPEYYMTQQLTDKSDVYSFGVVMLELVSAKQPIEKGKYIVREVRMAIKKNDHEHYGLKELVDPAIRNMGNLTGFIRFVDLAMQCVEESASDRPTMSEVVKSLEIILQNDGLNTNSTSASSSATDFNSTKGAPRHPYNDPLPRKDASDSDAFDYSGGYSLSAKIEPK